ACGCGCGCCGGGGCGCCGTGACATCGATCATAGCCCCGATCATTCGTATGGCACCTCCGGCCTCGTTCCGCACGATATAGGCCCGATCCAGGAAGTAGCCATAGGTGCCGTCGGCCAGTTGAAAGCGATACTCTGCAAAGAAGGTCCTGACATCCGTTTGGATGGCCTGACTCACCATGTCGAGAACCCGTTCTTTGTCCTCCGGGTGCAACCGGTTGCTCCACGCGTCGACGCTCGGCTCCGTTCGTGGATCATACCCGAACTTGTCGCACGCATTGGGGCTCCACCAATGATCGCCCGTGAGCAGATCCCAATCCCACAAGATGTCGTTGGTGGCCTGAGCCACCAGTCGGAACCGCTCCTCGCTGGACCGGAGGAGCGCTTCGGTCTGCTTTCGTTCGGTGATGTCGCGGCCGACCCCGGTAATCCCGACAACCCGGCCGTGCAAATCCGTGAAGGGTGTGCCATTCCAATGATAGAGAATCGTGCGGCCGTCCTTCGTCAGCAGATGGCCCTCCAACTCCGCATACCCGGCCTCGAACGCCTGTCGGATGGCCGCACTGGTTGCGTCAGCCTCCGTGCGCGGCACCATCTCGAGGGCCGACTTTCCCAACAACTCGTCGTGCGTATACCCGGTGACCGTCTCCAGTCGAAGATTCCATTTGCTGAGACACCCCTCCAGATCCAGCACAAAGATCACATCGGGAACGGTTTCCATGATGGTCTGCAGAGTACTCAACGCTTCCGCCCGTTCCCGCTCCGCCTGCTTGCGCTCGGTGATATCAGTGATCGTCCCGACCATGCGCAGGGGTTGCCCATAGGGATCTCTGGCCACGACTTTGCCGCGGTCGAGATACCATCGGTATTCGCCGGACTGATGGCGCAATCGAACCTCGAGTTCCTTCGTCGGCGTGCGGCCGTCAAGATGCGCTTGCAGTACTTCTTTCATACGGGGGGCGTCTTCCGGATGCAGGATCTCGAAGAAGAATGCCGTCGACCCGGTGACCTCCTCGGATCGATACCCGAGGAGCCGGATCCACTGCGGACTGAAGTAGACGGCATCCGTCCGGACGTTCCAGTCCCATAGCCCCTCGTTAGTCGCCTCGATGGCGAGGTGGAATCGTTCCTCACTGGCGCGTAACGCACCTTCGGCTCGTTTGCGTTCGGTCACATCGCGGACGAAGGCGCAGTGACATTCTCTTCCGTTGTAGTACATGACATTCACATGCACTTCGATCGGAATGAGCCGGCCGTCCTTGGTTCGGTGACTCGTCTCGAACGATACGCTCCCCTTCTCCCTGGTCTCCTGCCAATAGCCCGGCCAGGTCTCGGCTGGAAAGGAGGGGTTCAGATCATGGACCGTCATCCCGAGAAATTCCTCCCGCGAATACCCCAGCATCACCGTCGCGGCGTTATTGACATCCAACAGCTCGGCGTCGGACCCGACCCAGTAAATCGCCTCCGTCGCGTGATCGACGGTGTACTTCGCCAACTGCAGCGCCTCCTCGGTCTGCTTTCGTCCGGTGATGTCGGTCGTCGCCCCGACCATGCGATAGGGGCGGCCCTGTTCATCCCACAGCGCCTGCGCACGCGATTGAATCCACCGATAGCTCCCATCCTTGTGACGCACCCGGCATTGCACATCAAACGACTCTCTGCGTTCGAAATGGTTCCGGGTCTCCGCCCGCACATGCGCCAGGTCATCCGGATGCACCCGGTCGAAGAACGAGGAGGCGAGATCCGGCAATTCATCCTCGGCGAACCCCAGCAAGGCCTTCCACCCGGCGGAATGCACCGCCTCTCCGGTGACCACATTCCAATCCCAGATACCGTCAGAGGTGCCTCGAAGGGCCAGGGCATACCGCTCTTCACTTGCTTGAAGTTGCTGCTCGGCGAGAGACCGCCCCAATTCACTGCCGGCGCGGCCGGCGGCCATGCGCAGTAACGATTCCACCCACTCGGGCTCCTTCAACGGTGTCCTGGCGAGCACGGCAATCCAGCCGATGGCCTCCCCGGCCGGCGAGGGAAGCATCAGGGCCATATAGGACTCGATGGAGAGCTGTCGAAGCATCTCATCCTGTGGAAACGCGGCTTGCACGGCGTCCGGATAGTGACAGAATCCCTCGCTCAAGACATGCTCGCACGGCGTCCCGGCCAAGTCATACTCCACCTGTTCCAGCGGCCCATCCGGTCCATGACCGGCGATCACCTTCGCGCGCAGCTGTCCAGGGAGGGGTCGAATACAGAACGCATATTCCGCCCCGATCGAGCGCGCCAGCGTTTCGACGAGTTCCCGCAGAAATGCCACACCCGTCGCGCGGGTGGTGCCGGCGAGCACGCCCAAGGCTTCTTCATTGCGCTGCTGCGTCGTGAGATCCCGTACCGAGACGAGTCCGCCGACCCACTCGCCCCTGCGAATGAGCGGCGCCGCAATCCAGCTGACCTGCACGGTTGAACCATTGTTTCTGGCAAACACGTCATGAGGGCTCTGCGTCTTCCCACGCAGGGCGGCGGCACTCACGAGCCCGCACGGCTCACCCGAGCCGAGTGCAGCTCCGCGCTCATGACGATGCACACAGTCGTGCAGCAGCCGGCCGGTGAGGTCGGAAGCGGTCTGGCCAAGAAGCGCTTCTGCCTCGTGGTTGGCACCCAGCACGCGCCCGCTGCGATCCGTCACGAACACTGCGTCCGCCATACCCGCCATAATCTCCTCCAGCGATTCTTCATCGAGGGGCGAGCGGTCGAACGTCAACCTCCGCAGCTCCAACTGCGCCGCGGCCTGACGGGCCAGCCGGCGTAGCCC
The Nitrospira sp. DNA segment above includes these coding regions:
- a CDS encoding PAS domain S-box protein; this translates as MATHAPLSDEIARVAALSRYRILDTLPDTAFDDLAHLAAALCRAPIAAITFIDQDRQWFKAKVGLTMTQTVRSSGLCAQAVQNKTLMAIEDARADLRFSFHPLVAADPGVRFYCGAPILSPDGYAVGTIAVMDTAPRIPTDEQCQGLRRLARQAAAQLELRRLTFDRSPLDEESLEEIMAGMADAVFVTDRSGRVLGANHEAEALLGQTASDLTGRLLHDCVHRHERGAALGSGEPCGLVSAAALRGKTQSPHDVFARNNGSTVQVSWIAAPLIRRGEWVGGLVSVRDLTTQQRNEEALGVLAGTTRATGVAFLRELVETLARSIGAEYAFCIRPLPGQLRAKVIAGHGPDGPLEQVEYDLAGTPCEHVLSEGFCHYPDAVQAAFPQDEMLRQLSIESYMALMLPSPAGEAIGWIAVLARTPLKEPEWVESLLRMAAGRAGSELGRSLAEQQLQASEERYALALRGTSDGIWDWNVVTGEAVHSAGWKALLGFAEDELPDLASSFFDRVHPDDLAHVRAETRNHFERRESFDVQCRVRHKDGSYRWIQSRAQALWDEQGRPYRMVGATTDITGRKQTEEALQLAKYTVDHATEAIYWVGSDAELLDVNNAATVMLGYSREEFLGMTVHDLNPSFPAETWPGYWQETREKGSVSFETSHRTKDGRLIPIEVHVNVMYYNGRECHCAFVRDVTERKRAEGALRASEERFHLAIEATNEGLWDWNVRTDAVYFSPQWIRLLGYRSEEVTGSTAFFFEILHPEDAPRMKEVLQAHLDGRTPTKELEVRLRHQSGEYRWYLDRGKVVARDPYGQPLRMVGTITDITERKQAERERAEALSTLQTIMETVPDVIFVLDLEGCLSKWNLRLETVTGYTHDELLGKSALEMVPRTEADATSAAIRQAFEAGYAELEGHLLTKDGRTILYHWNGTPFTDLHGRVVGITGVGRDITERKQTEALLRSSEERFRLVAQATNDILWDWDLLTGDHWWSPNACDKFGYDPRTEPSVDAWSNRLHPEDKERVLDMVSQAIQTDVRTFFAEYRFQLADGTYGYFLDRAYIVRNEAGGAIRMIGAMIDVTAPRRAYASLEEAYRRFQAMSQELHTVESNERRRLSRELHDEFGQLLTSLKFDLASVKRVAARSSVAGGRSQERLARALETTDLLFARLRQIVRVLRPPVLEQLGLKAGLEALIADVQARTGLRCSLVFEQSHRRGERLPTLETAFYRIVQELLTNVIRHAHATTVSILVQRNRREWRLTVTDDGVGFDVGALSPLGGFGLRGIRERAEILAGQVEISSGVDVGTTVQVRIPVSSTPDRSAEGRVSPGPASRRRKPVHE